Part of the Williamwhitmania sp. genome, GTAATACCCCTTCATAATATTCCTTCCTCTAGCCCATATCTCACCAATTCCAGTTTTGGGATCAGGATTGCTGATCTTAATCTCTTGGTTTTGGACGACTTTTCCGGTAGAAAATAGCTTTGTTTCGCGAGGTGGTGAGCCGGCTATTAGCGGTGCCGCTTCGGTCATGCCGTAGCCAATGGAGTAGGGGAATTTGGCTTCCTTTAAAAATTGTTCAGTTTTGCCATCAAGCTTAGCTCCTCCAACGCCAAAAAATCTAATTCTACCGCCAAATTTTTGTTTCAACTCTTTGCCTGCCAAACGGTGCATTAGTTTTCGTCCAAGTATTGTGCTGTAGAGTGTCCGCTTCAAACGGCTATCGGTAAGCTTTGGCTTAATACCATTCTTAAAAATCTTCTCCATAATCAGTGGAACCGTAAGCATGGTAGTGGGTCTAATCTCTGCCATTGCTGGAATTAGGGTCGATGCTGTGGGTGGCTTGCTCAAATAGTGTATGGTTGAACCAGCTACCATTGGTAACAAAAGACCGATGGTAAACTCATAAGCATGAGCTAATGGCAATACCGAGAGGAAAACATCATCGATGTTAATATCCTGAACCGTAAAGCACCCACTGGTATTGTGGATAAAGTTGTCATGCGTAAGCATTACTCCTTTAGGGGTACCTGTTGTTCCAGATGTATAGATGATAGAGGCAATATCGGAGGGTAAAACTTGCTTCTCTACTGTTTTTGTTCCGACGAGAGAGGTGTGCCTAACGATCTCACATTCAGTAATTTCAAAAATTGAAAGTGGTAAGGTTTTGTCAATCTTGGGTAGCTGCTTAGTAGAAACTATAATTCCCTTGGCTTCTGAATGATTCGTGAGAAGCGAAACTTCATCGGATGTAAAATCTGGCAGAATGGGTACCGCTGTGGCATCGCTTAGGATTACTGCAAAGTAGGCAATTGGCCAAAATGGATTATTTTCGGAGAGAATTACAACTTTATCATTTTTACCTATTCCCGTTTCCCTTATTTTTTCAGCAAGATTGAGTGTCAACCTTTTTGCTTCAGAGTAAGTTATGCTAAGCCCTTGGTCGTTATTCAAAAATGGCTTGTCAGCAAACTTGTTTGATGAGAATAGGAAGGCTTCTTTTAGGTTTGAGAAAGTTAAGGCTTGCATAGGCTAAATGAAAAGTAATTTTACTAATTGTAGACCTAAAAGTTCGCTATTTATTGAAGTAATTGATGGATGAAAATGTTTTTTTCTTTTTCAGGAAGAAGTCATATACGATACTTCCTCTAAAAATTTGCTTATGAAGGGTATTGCGCCTCGGATGGGCAAGTTCTTTTCTAAGCCTTTTATAGTAAATGGAATGCTTGTAAAAATCCCAGTAGGCCTTGATTATAGCAGTAAAGAAGCCAACCTTACCTGTTAATAGGAAAACCATGGCCGAGGCCATATCCATAAAAATACGGAAGAATAGGGTGGTTACTAAAAGACCAGATGGTAGGTTCTTTACTAAAAGTATGAGGTTGTTTCTATAGTTAAAGAAAAGTTTTCGAGGATTGTTGTTGGGAAGTGTGCCTCCACCGACATGATATACAGTAGAATCTGGCACAAACATTATAGAATATCCCAGATTTTTCAGCCTCCAGCATAGATCAATCTCCTCCATGTGGGCAAAAAAGAACTCGTCGAACCCACCAGCTTCCTTAAATGTGGAAGCTCGAACCATCATACAGGCACCCGTTGCCCAAAAGATTTCGCATTGGGTATTGTATTGCCCATTGTCCTGTTCAACCTTGCTAAGTATTCTTCCACGGCAGAATGGGAAGCCAAACCTATCGATAAATCCACCAGCTGCGCCCGCATATTCAAAGTAGGTAGGGTGGTCGTATGATAGAATTTTTGGCATACAAGCAGCTACCTCTGGCCGCTGGTCCATCAGCGCAAGCATTGGCTCAAGCCATCCTTCAGTTGGATTAACGTCTGAGTTTAGGATGAGGTAGTACTCTGCTTCAACTTCCCGAAGGGCTTTGTTATAACCACCCGTGAATCCATAATTCTTGTCCAGCTCAATTGTTTTTACCTCAGGATAGGTGGCTTTTAACCAGGCTACTGATTCGTCGGATGAGCCATTGTCGGCCACAACAACTTCTACACCCGGAATATTCGCGGTTCGGACAACTTCCGGGAAGAATTTCTTGAGAAACGAAATTCCATTCCAATTAAGTATTACTATTGACAGCTTTTCCATGGCTTTAGGTTGCAGTTGGACGTTTATGCTTCCACCGACGATGCGACCAGAGCCAGTATTCCGGTTGCTGACGGATAATTCTTTCAAGTATTCTTACGTGTTGTTCTGTTATTTCAAATGGTTTTGTATCCTTAGAGTTTTCAGATACAGGGATGGCCTCAACGTTGTATTTGCCTCTTTTTATTTTCTGAATATGAAGAAAGACAACGGGATACCCCATCTTTTGAGCAATTCGCTCAACTCCAGTAAATACCCCTGTTTCCTGATTCAAAAAGGTGGTCCAGTAATGAATTTGGCTCTCTGTGGGTGATTGGTCGGCAACGAATAAGGAGAGAGTAGGCTGATTCTGTGCATGGTATCGAATGAGGGTTCTTACCGTATCCTCCATAGAAACCGCTTTTACACCGAACCGTTCCCTTGTTTCAATGAAAAAATTATCGAAGTATTTGTTGGTTAGTGGTTTATAAATTCCAAATACCTGAAAACTAGATTTTTGTTGATAGATAGAAAGTACCTCCCAGTTGCTATAGTGCCCCGTAACGCAAATTATGCTTTTACCTTGCTTACGGTAGTTCTCCATGATTTCAGGGTTGGAGAAGGAGACGATCTTTTTCATTTTCTTCTCACTGATGTGTCTAAGTATGGCCGATTCAAGCGTTAAGTCACACAAATGGTGGTAAAATTTTTTCTCAATGGCTCGTAGTTCTACCTTGCTTTTCTCGGGGA contains:
- a CDS encoding AMP-binding protein, whose product is MQALTFSNLKEAFLFSSNKFADKPFLNNDQGLSITYSEAKRLTLNLAEKIRETGIGKNDKVVILSENNPFWPIAYFAVILSDATAVPILPDFTSDEVSLLTNHSEAKGIIVSTKQLPKIDKTLPLSIFEITECEIVRHTSLVGTKTVEKQVLPSDIASIIYTSGTTGTPKGVMLTHDNFIHNTSGCFTVQDINIDDVFLSVLPLAHAYEFTIGLLLPMVAGSTIHYLSKPPTASTLIPAMAEIRPTTMLTVPLIMEKIFKNGIKPKLTDSRLKRTLYSTILGRKLMHRLAGKELKQKFGGRIRFFGVGGAKLDGKTEQFLKEAKFPYSIGYGMTEAAPLIAGSPPRETKLFSTGKVVQNQEIKISNPDPKTGIGEIWARGRNIMKGYYKLPELTNELITPEGWLKTGDLGKLQPNGYLYICGRLKNIILGPNGENIYPEDIEAILNRHQLVMDSLVYEMKGKLIAKVNLNQMEFEQKYQEMKMAAANFQQEMERKVDEVLAELQAYVNNQVNRSSRLSVVVIQSEPFEKTPTQKIKRYLYI
- a CDS encoding glycosyltransferase family 2 protein — encoded protein: MEKLSIVILNWNGISFLKKFFPEVVRTANIPGVEVVVADNGSSDESVAWLKATYPEVKTIELDKNYGFTGGYNKALREVEAEYYLILNSDVNPTEGWLEPMLALMDQRPEVAACMPKILSYDHPTYFEYAGAAGGFIDRFGFPFCRGRILSKVEQDNGQYNTQCEIFWATGACMMVRASTFKEAGGFDEFFFAHMEEIDLCWRLKNLGYSIMFVPDSTVYHVGGGTLPNNNPRKLFFNYRNNLILLVKNLPSGLLVTTLFFRIFMDMASAMVFLLTGKVGFFTAIIKAYWDFYKHSIYYKRLRKELAHPRRNTLHKQIFRGSIVYDFFLKKKKTFSSINYFNK
- a CDS encoding lysophospholipid acyltransferase family protein — protein: MRIAFWLFFALTWILGLLPLRVLYAISDFLFLIVYYVAGYRIKVVRNNLANSFPEKSKVELRAIEKKFYHHLCDLTLESAILRHISEKKMKKIVSFSNPEIMENYRKQGKSIICVTGHYSNWEVLSIYQQKSSFQVFGIYKPLTNKYFDNFFIETRERFGVKAVSMEDTVRTLIRYHAQNQPTLSLFVADQSPTESQIHYWTTFLNQETGVFTGVERIAQKMGYPVVFLHIQKIKRGKYNVEAIPVSENSKDTKPFEITEQHVRILERIIRQQPEYWLWSHRRWKHKRPTAT